AGACACAGCCAAGAATACAGCCAAAAAAATACAGCCAAAAATACAGCCAAGAATGTCACCCGCAGACCCACCTAACGGCACGCCGCGGGAGACTGCCCCGGCATCCGACGACCGGGAAGCCATGTCAGAGGGGGCGGGTACTGGTACTGGGTCAGCAGCGGAGAGCAGCGAGGCCGCCGCCAAGAAGGGCGACGAGGCGGGCGAAGGCGACGCTACTCCTCCCAAGACGAGCCACTCGCTGCGCTTCTGGGGTATCGTGGCCTCCCTGGCGTTCACGGCCCTGTGCTCTTCCATCGAGGGTACCATCATCACCAGCGCCCTGCCCACCATCAGCGCCGAGCTCGGCGGCGACAGCAGCTTCATCTGGGTCCCCAATGGCTACTTCCTCGCCACCATGGTGATGCTGCCGCTCATGGCCCAGGCCGCCAACCTGTTTGGCCGCCGCTGGCTGACTTTGATCTCGGTTGCCATGTTCACTCTGGGCAGCGGCATCTGCGGCGGTGCCAACTCGCCCGCCATGCTGATTGGCGGCCGTGTCGTGTAAGTCGAAAAAGTCTTTCTTGGCATTCACTTACCAATTCAGGTAACCATGTCGCTAACTGACTGGtctcttcttgttcttcttAGTCAGGGtctcggcggtggtggtatCGCCTTGATGATCAACATTGTCCTCACCGACTTGGTCCCCCTTCGTGAGCGAGGCAAGTATATGGCCATCGTCCAGATGGTCTCCGCCGTCGGTGCTGCCCTCGGACCATTCCTCGGCGGTCTTTTGACCGAGCGCAGCACCTGGCGTTGGGTCTTCTACATCAACCTGCCCATTGGTGGAAGTACGTCTGCCTCCTCCTTCCCGGGTGCCCCAGTCAGTGTGGGAGAGCCAGACGGACTGACATGGATTGTGACAGCTTCGCTCGTTGCCTTGTTCTTCTTCCTGCGCGTCGCCACCCCGCCGGGAGGGACCTGGGTTGAGAAGCTCAAGCGCATCGACTTCATCGGCAATGCCATCTTCATCGCTGCCACCGTTTCCGTTCTCATCGGCGTCACCTGGGGTGGCGCCGTCTACCCGTGGAAATCTGCCAACGTCATCGTGCCCCTCGTCCTCGGCTTCGTCGGGATAGGCCTCTTCCTGGCTTACGAGTGGACTCTCGCCAAGAACCCCTCGCTGCCTCGAGGCGCTATCGTAGAGCGCACAGCCGCTACCGTCCTCGCCGTCACGTTCCTGACCACCCTCTGTACCTACTGGGCCTTCTACTTCATGCCCATCTACTTCCAGGGCGTGAAGGCCAAGTCGGCCTTCTGGTCCGGCGTCGACGCCCTGCCGCTCTTCGCCGGCCTCTTCCCCTTTGCCATCATCGGCGGTATTCTCCTCTCCAAGTTCGGCCGCTACAAGCCGTTGCATCTCGTCGGCATGGCCATCGTCACCGTCTCGTTCGGTCTGTTCAGCATTCTCGACCGGAACTCGAGCACCGCCGCCTGGGCTTGCTTCCAGCTTCTCTGCGCCATCGGTTCCGGCCTGATGATTGCCATCCTCCTGCCGGCCATGCAGGCGCCGCTTGACGAGAGTCTCGTCGCCGCCTCTACCGGAGTCTGGACCTTCGTCCGGGCTTTCTCGACCGTCTGGGGCGTGACTATTCCCGCGGCTATCTTCGACAACGAGGTGGCCAAGAAGGCGGCCGCCTCGCTGACCGACCAGAGCCTGGTTGGATACCTCACCGGCGGCAAGGCGTACCAATTCGCCACGCAGGAATTCCTCGACAGCATCCGGGACCCGGCCTCTCGCTCCGAGGTTATCGACATCTTCACCTCGGTAAGTTGCTTTTCCGGGACCCCTTTTTCTGCCCCACGCATTTGTGCTGACAGTATGACAGTCGATCAAGATTGTCTGGTACGTGGGCACTGCCTTTGCCGGGCTTGGCTGGCTGTTGGTCTGGCTCGAGAAGGAGGTGACTCTGCGGTCCAAGCTGAACACAAAGTTCGGAATCgaggaaaagaagaagcaggaggaggatgaggagaaGGCCAAGAACGAGGGGGAGAACAAGGATGGAGAAGAGAGCAAGGCGGCGGATGGAGCCAAGAGGGCCGAGCTGAGCGCATGAGCGTCCCTCCGACGCGTACAGTTTGACCCTTCGGGTTTAATTAACCCTTCTTCGCACCCTCTCTGCACTCCTCGCTCACCCTAAGATACCCTTTCAACATGAGGCAGGAAGTATATGCCTACTGCCTCATTTTCACaggtccccccccccctcacAATCGCCCAAGAGTTTTGTGCTTTGTTCTCTGAAGACAGATCGATACCAAAGATTCACCGGAAATGATGGCATTTTACATGGCATTGCTAGACTGGGCAATCGGGATAATATGGGTTAATGAACATACAGGGTTGTAATAGAATGATCGCATTGCTAGATTGCCGCATCTTACAAGAAATCAAACTTAGCATCAAGTAATTGATATGTCCACTGTTGGACAAGAGGAGTGACCCAAGTTACCGAGTATATGACATGCACGGCGAAAATGGCTGCTCAAGATTCTCAAGGACATAACTCCTATCGAAGTGGATCGAACTTTGCCCATAGCCGAATCACCGGTTGTCTTGTGCATCTTAGTTTCCTCATGACCTTTTGCCAGTGTTTACCACTTATTCGGCGATGCTGTGTTGGCAACAGGGTACAAGTACTAAGTTCAGCCCCCCTGAATTTGGGCCACCCCTCCATTTGGGCCACTATTACAGCTTTAACCCTTAGGTTCCGATGTATAGGAAGTCATCATTCAGAATACGAGGACAATCAAAGTAAAAAGGAGATAAAAAAGCAGTAAATCATGATCTGTACCTTATTT
This DNA window, taken from Thermothelomyces thermophilus ATCC 42464 chromosome 3, complete sequence, encodes the following:
- a CDS encoding general substrate transporter, whose translation is MSEGAGTGTGSAAESSEAAAKKGDEAGEGDATPPKTSHSLRFWGIVASLAFTALCSSIEGTIITSALPTISAELGGDSSFIWVPNGYFLATMVMLPLMAQAANLFGRRWLTLISVAMFTLGSGICGGANSPAMLIGGRVVQGLGGGGIALMINIVLTDLVPLRERGKYMAIVQMVSAVGAALGPFLGGLLTERSTWRWVFYINLPIGGTSLVALFFFLRVATPPGGTWVEKLKRIDFIGNAIFIAATVSVLIGVTWGGAVYPWKSANVIVPLVLGFVGIGLFLAYEWTLAKNPSLPRGAIVERTAATVLAVTFLTTLCTYWAFYFMPIYFQGVKAKSAFWSGVDALPLFAGLFPFAIIGGILLSKFGRYKPLHLVGMAIVTVSFGLFSILDRNSSTAAWACFQLLCAIGSGLMIAILLPAMQAPLDESLVAASTGVWTFVRAFSTVWGVTIPAAIFDNEVAKKAAASLTDQSLVGYLTGGKAYQFATQEFLDSIRDPASRSEVIDIFTSSIKIVWYVGTAFAGLGWLLVWLEKEVTLRSKLNTKFGIEEKKKQEEDEEKAKNEGENKDGEESKAADGAKRAELSA